A window of Cytobacillus sp. FSL H8-0458 genomic DNA:
ATACTATTTAGGCCAGAGTCGACACGGCGCTTTTTCCGCATTTAAAAATGGACTGATTATCATACTCGGGGCAACACTTGTGGCTGTCTCCCTGCAATTATTCCTTGTGAAAAATTATGTCATAGACGGCGGCATTGTCGGATTGAGCATTCTCCTTTCACATGTTTTTCATGTAGAGGTAGGTGCCTTGATTCTGCTGCTGAATCTTCCGTTTTTAGCGGCAGGCTTTTTCTTTTTAGGGGGAAGATTTTTGGTGTTAAGCCTGTTTGCCAGTTCCGTGCTGGCAGGGGAAACATACATATTGGCTCCATTTGAGGAAGTGACAAACCATCCCTTGCTGATCATTATCCTGGGAGGACTTTTGCTCGGATCGGGAGTGGGGCTCATTATCCGGTTCGGAGCCTGCCTGGACGGTACAGAAGTTTTGGCGATATTATTCAGCGAGCGTTTGCCGTTCACCATAGGGCAATGCATCCTGATTATGAATACCCTGCTCTTTGGAAGTTCGGCTTTTTTATTCGGAATTACTGAAGCTGCATACTCCCTTGCCACATTTTTGGTTGCTTATAAAACCATAGATACCATTATAATGAAGACTTAAACATTTTCGGATAATTTGAGGGGCCGGGTGCATCCTAATCTGTAAAAAGCTGAAGG
This region includes:
- a CDS encoding YitT family protein, whose protein sequence is MFRNRVPYYLGQSRHGAFSAFKNGLIIILGATLVAVSLQLFLVKNYVIDGGIVGLSILLSHVFHVEVGALILLLNLPFLAAGFFFLGGRFLVLSLFASSVLAGETYILAPFEEVTNHPLLIIILGGLLLGSGVGLIIRFGACLDGTEVLAILFSERLPFTIGQCILIMNTLLFGSSAFLFGITEAAYSLATFLVAYKTIDTIIMKT